One segment of Streptomyces sp. YIM 121038 DNA contains the following:
- a CDS encoding ABC transporter permease, with protein sequence MSDVLTPDGPSALAAGPGPAHGRAYWAVADTLNIARRYLTHFRRVPVLIAWQLGFPIISVLLYGFVFGEAMKVPGGTGDYKDFLMPGMFVMTMAFGFMNTAMGVVTDASKGVIDRFRSMPMAPSAVAAGRGLADLVVACAELTILALTAVAIGWRPDNGAGNALTAFALLLLLRFSLIWVGVWLGFVVPTPEAAGGLYAVAFPLTMISSVFVAPSLMPDWLAPVAAWNPVSSTGTAARELFGNPGAGGASWVEQHAVLMAAVWPLALTALFLPLAVRKFKALSR encoded by the coding sequence ATGAGCGACGTACTGACCCCCGACGGGCCGTCCGCCCTGGCCGCGGGCCCGGGCCCCGCGCACGGCCGCGCCTACTGGGCCGTCGCCGACACCCTGAACATCGCCCGGCGCTACCTCACCCACTTCCGGCGCGTGCCCGTCCTCATCGCCTGGCAGCTCGGCTTCCCCATCATCAGCGTGCTCCTGTACGGCTTCGTCTTCGGCGAGGCGATGAAGGTGCCCGGCGGCACGGGCGACTACAAGGACTTCCTGATGCCCGGCATGTTCGTGATGACGATGGCCTTCGGCTTCATGAACACCGCGATGGGCGTCGTCACCGACGCGTCCAAGGGCGTCATCGACCGCTTCCGCTCCATGCCCATGGCGCCGTCCGCCGTGGCCGCCGGGCGCGGCCTCGCCGACCTCGTCGTGGCCTGCGCCGAGCTGACGATCCTCGCGCTCACCGCCGTGGCCATCGGCTGGCGCCCCGACAACGGCGCGGGCAACGCCCTGACCGCCTTCGCCCTGCTGCTGCTCCTGCGCTTCAGCCTGATCTGGGTCGGCGTGTGGCTCGGCTTCGTCGTCCCCACCCCGGAGGCGGCGGGCGGTCTGTACGCGGTGGCCTTCCCCCTCACGATGATCTCCAGCGTGTTCGTGGCGCCGTCCCTGATGCCCGACTGGCTCGCCCCCGTCGCCGCGTGGAACCCGGTGTCGTCCACGGGCACCGCCGCGCGCGAGCTGTTCGGCAACCCGGGTGCGGGCGGCGCCAGTTGGGTCGAGCAGCACGCCGTCCTCATGGCGGCGGTGTGGCCGCTGGCCCTGACCGCGCTGTTCCTGCCGCTCGCGGTACGGAAGTTCAAGGCGCTGAGCCGGTGA
- a CDS encoding ATP-binding cassette domain-containing protein: protein MAARGLEKRYGDKKALDGFDLTVAHGTVHGLLGPNGAGKTTAVRVLATLVRPDGGRATVGGADVGREPAVVRGRIGLTGQYAAVDEVLTGRQNLEMFGRLFHLGARRAARRAQELLERFGLEAAADKGAGQYSGGMRRRLDLAASMILAPSVLFLDEPTTGLDPRGRSEVWDSVRDLVAGGTTVLLTTQYLEEADRLASRVTVIDQGRAIADDTPDGLKATVGGSQLEVVVSAAADLPAAVKAVARVADGEPEAVDAERRVRAAVTDRVGALADVARTLRDEGIAVEDVGLRRPSLDDVFLKLTGAKSERTPRTEAAA, encoded by the coding sequence GTGGCGGCCCGTGGTCTGGAGAAGCGGTACGGCGACAAGAAGGCCCTCGACGGCTTCGACCTGACCGTCGCGCACGGCACGGTCCACGGCCTGCTCGGGCCGAACGGCGCGGGCAAGACCACGGCCGTGCGCGTCCTGGCCACCCTGGTCCGCCCCGACGGCGGCCGTGCCACCGTCGGCGGCGCCGACGTCGGGCGCGAACCGGCCGTCGTGCGCGGCCGCATCGGCCTCACCGGTCAGTACGCGGCCGTCGACGAGGTCCTCACCGGCCGGCAGAACCTGGAGATGTTCGGCCGCCTCTTCCACCTCGGCGCGCGCCGGGCCGCCCGCCGCGCGCAGGAGCTCCTGGAGCGGTTCGGCCTCGAAGCCGCCGCCGACAAGGGCGCCGGGCAGTACAGCGGCGGCATGCGGCGCCGCCTCGACCTCGCCGCGTCCATGATCCTCGCCCCGTCCGTACTGTTCCTCGACGAGCCGACCACCGGCCTCGACCCGCGCGGCCGCAGCGAAGTATGGGACTCCGTGAGGGACTTGGTGGCCGGTGGGACGACCGTGCTCCTCACCACGCAGTATCTGGAGGAGGCCGACCGCCTCGCCTCCCGCGTCACCGTCATCGACCAGGGGCGCGCCATCGCCGACGACACCCCCGACGGCCTCAAGGCCACCGTCGGCGGCAGCCAGCTGGAGGTCGTCGTCAGCGCGGCCGCCGACCTGCCCGCCGCGGTGAAGGCCGTGGCGCGCGTCGCCGACGGCGAGCCCGAGGCGGTCGACGCCGAGCGGCGCGTACGGGCCGCGGTCACCGACCGCGTCGGCGCCCTCGCCGACGTCGCCCGCACCCTGCGGGACGAGGGCATCGCCGTGGAGGACGTGGGCCTGCGGCGGCCGAGCCTGGACGACGTGTTCCTGAAACTCACGGGGGCGAAGAGCGAGCGGACGCCCCGGACGGAGGCGGCGGCATGA
- a CDS encoding TetR/AcrR family transcriptional regulator, producing MTTTETSGSGDITRSLELLWGDGERPTRGPKPALTLERIVTAAVALADAEGIAAVSMRRLSQELGTGTMSLYRYLPGKAELLDLMLNHVQAPTDDEDAFTGGWRAGVEAYAREVLERHRAHPWLLQVNQSRPVLGPSAVGGLEKVLSRIKPMGLRDPELISVLILVEGYVTGVARMQTQSVEAEAAGLSEEAFWEKQGPVLGRIMTSGSYPLVAGLSDDTFGPDFDHFEFGLQRILDGLDALVAQRESAAGRQQG from the coding sequence ATGACGACCACGGAGACCAGCGGCAGCGGCGACATCACCCGCAGCCTCGAACTGCTCTGGGGCGACGGCGAGCGCCCCACCCGCGGCCCCAAGCCGGCCCTGACCCTGGAGCGGATCGTCACCGCCGCGGTCGCCCTCGCCGACGCCGAGGGCATCGCCGCCGTCTCGATGCGCCGCCTCTCGCAGGAGCTGGGCACCGGCACGATGTCGCTGTACCGCTATCTGCCGGGCAAGGCCGAGCTGCTGGACCTGATGCTCAACCACGTCCAGGCGCCCACCGACGACGAGGACGCCTTCACCGGCGGCTGGCGCGCCGGTGTCGAGGCGTACGCCCGCGAGGTCCTGGAGCGCCACCGCGCGCACCCCTGGCTGCTCCAGGTCAACCAGTCGCGGCCGGTGCTCGGCCCGAGCGCCGTCGGCGGTCTGGAGAAGGTCCTGTCCCGCATCAAGCCCATGGGCCTGCGCGACCCGGAGCTGATCTCGGTCCTGATCCTCGTCGAGGGGTACGTCACCGGGGTCGCGCGCATGCAGACGCAGTCGGTGGAGGCCGAGGCCGCCGGGCTCTCCGAGGAGGCCTTCTGGGAGAAGCAGGGGCCGGTGCTCGGCCGGATCATGACCAGCGGCAGCTATCCGCTGGTGGCCGGGCTCTCCGACGACACGTTCGGCCCGGACTTCGACCACTTCGAGTTCGGGCTCCAGCGGATCCTGGACGGACTCGACGCCCTGGTCGCACAGCGCGAGAGCGCGGCGGGGCGGCAGCAGGGGTGA
- a CDS encoding PPOX class F420-dependent oxidoreductase codes for MKPNPARPASPELARFEKQQAVLLTSHKKDGTGVGTPVHFAVDGDHAYFRTFGRAGKVKRLRRDPRVEIAPSTLRGKPTGPGITARVRRLEHGTGEDARASRLIARKYPVQQGVLVPLWHKLRRDATLHYEVRPVTGPGEKTPPAP; via the coding sequence ATGAAGCCGAATCCCGCGCGTCCGGCGAGCCCGGAGCTCGCCCGGTTCGAGAAACAGCAGGCGGTCCTGCTGACCAGCCACAAGAAGGACGGCACCGGCGTCGGCACCCCGGTCCACTTCGCGGTCGACGGCGACCACGCGTACTTCCGCACCTTCGGCAGGGCGGGCAAGGTCAAGCGGCTGCGCCGGGACCCGCGGGTGGAGATCGCGCCCTCGACGCTGCGCGGCAAGCCCACCGGGCCCGGGATCACCGCACGGGTGCGGCGCCTCGAACACGGCACCGGCGAGGACGCGCGCGCCTCCCGCCTCATCGCCCGCAAGTACCCCGTGCAGCAGGGCGTGCTCGTCCCGCTGTGGCACAAGCTCCGCCGGGACGCGACGCTGCACTACGAGGTCCGGCCGGTCACGGGGCCCGGGGAGAAGACTCCCCCGGCGCCCTAG
- a CDS encoding WD40 repeat domain-containing protein: MRSSRVCAAGAAAVVAAVLVASGGPALADGKAGNDGFTIEDPRITESSGLVPSRAHPGVYWTHNDQDSGAYLYAVDSRTGKTVARITMTGVGKPRDVEAISMGPDGSLYVGDIGDNLGGKWSFVWVYKLPEPKELKDQSVRATQYVVKYADGPRDAEALMVHPRTGRVYIADKKEDGGSLYEGPARLSTSGTNVFRRVASTDLWVTDGAFSPDGKHLALRGYFGGVAFAWRGEGRIKREGRLRVPLQRQGESVTYSPDGSHLMYGTEGEQSDVEAVEVKGAGGGGGSSDGGGSGDGDGGFTGGATKGAVVLGAVVLAGLGLKRLFRRGG; this comes from the coding sequence ATGCGTTCTTCGAGGGTGTGCGCGGCCGGGGCCGCGGCGGTGGTGGCTGCGGTCCTGGTGGCGTCCGGCGGCCCCGCCCTGGCCGACGGCAAGGCGGGCAACGACGGGTTCACCATCGAGGACCCGCGCATCACCGAGTCCAGCGGCCTGGTGCCCTCGCGCGCCCACCCCGGCGTCTACTGGACCCACAACGACCAGGACAGCGGCGCCTACCTGTACGCCGTCGACAGCAGGACCGGCAAGACCGTCGCCCGGATCACCATGACCGGCGTCGGCAAGCCGCGCGACGTCGAGGCCATCTCGATGGGCCCCGACGGCAGCCTGTACGTCGGCGACATCGGCGACAACCTCGGCGGCAAGTGGTCCTTCGTGTGGGTCTACAAGCTGCCCGAGCCCAAGGAGCTCAAGGACCAGTCGGTCCGCGCCACGCAGTACGTCGTGAAGTACGCCGACGGGCCGCGCGACGCCGAGGCGCTCATGGTCCACCCGAGGACGGGCCGCGTGTACATCGCCGACAAGAAGGAGGACGGCGGCTCCCTCTACGAGGGCCCGGCCCGCCTCTCCACCTCCGGCACCAACGTCTTCCGCCGTGTCGCGAGCACCGACCTGTGGGTCACCGACGGCGCCTTCTCGCCCGACGGCAAGCACCTCGCCCTGCGCGGCTACTTCGGCGGCGTCGCCTTCGCCTGGCGCGGCGAGGGCAGGATCAAGCGCGAGGGCCGCCTGCGCGTCCCGCTCCAGCGCCAGGGCGAGTCCGTGACGTACAGCCCCGACGGCAGCCACCTGATGTACGGCACGGAGGGCGAGCAGAGCGACGTCGAGGCCGTCGAGGTGAAGGGCGCGGGTGGCGGGGGCGGCTCGTCGGACGGCGGGGGCTCCGGTGACGGGGACGGCGGCTTCACCGGGGGCGCGACCAAGGGGGCGGTGGTCCTGGGGGCGGTGGTGCTCGCGGGGCTCGGCCTCAAGCGTCTGTTCCGGCGCGGCGGATGA